In Aminobacterium sp. MB27-C1, a single genomic region encodes these proteins:
- a CDS encoding histone deacetylase family protein, translated as MFRIRRIYDNTLLINKEALIQIQAILRQQFPGLTSEEIEALPFRIRDQLKYGFQTILFVAEGAHRKVQGFALTLVDPLLHFMYLDYLAAAKLTTGRGIGGALYERIRQEALLLECRGIFFECLPDDPAISRNPEIRKENRARLHFYEYFGARPIIGTRYETPLKEGGDNPPYLVFDDLGQNRPLSKGLARRIVRTILEKKYKGICPPEYISMVVNSFNDDPIRLRPFVYIKEAQASLPVRNIPDDEKIALLMNKEHIIHHVHERGYVESPVRIGRILSHLEKSGLFKEERLRPIPDSWLRNIHDGDFLDYLKKVCTSIGKNPSVYPYVFPIRNATRPPKELVIRAGYYCIDTFTPLNGPAWQAARQAINCAITGAKLLEEGHHLAYALIRPPGHHSERRAFGGFCYLNSTAAAAQYLSHRGTVAILDIDYHHGNGQQNIFYKRNDVLTISIHGHPSFAYPYFSGFEDEKGEGEGKGYNVNIPLSENIDGEKYGEALHRALKIIRRFSPSFLVVALGFDTAQKDPTGSWNLTAKDFYANGRDIGKEKYPTLVVQEGGYDTKRIGINARSFFTGLWEGTFFR; from the coding sequence ATGTTCAGAATTCGCCGAATCTACGATAACACGCTCTTGATTAACAAAGAAGCTCTTATTCAGATTCAGGCAATTTTGAGACAACAATTTCCAGGACTGACGTCAGAAGAAATAGAAGCACTCCCTTTTAGAATCAGGGATCAATTAAAATATGGATTTCAAACTATACTTTTTGTAGCAGAAGGGGCTCATCGCAAGGTTCAGGGTTTTGCTTTGACTCTTGTGGATCCCCTTCTTCACTTTATGTATCTTGACTATCTTGCAGCCGCAAAATTGACAACAGGGCGAGGCATAGGAGGAGCTCTATATGAACGAATACGACAAGAAGCTCTTCTCTTAGAGTGTCGTGGAATATTTTTTGAATGTTTACCTGATGATCCTGCCATTTCCAGAAACCCAGAGATACGAAAAGAAAATAGAGCCCGCCTCCACTTCTATGAGTACTTTGGCGCCCGCCCCATAATCGGAACTCGCTATGAAACACCTCTCAAAGAAGGGGGAGACAATCCTCCATATCTTGTCTTTGATGATTTGGGGCAAAACCGACCTCTTTCAAAAGGTCTGGCCCGACGCATTGTACGAACAATACTTGAAAAGAAATACAAAGGGATCTGTCCACCAGAGTATATAAGTATGGTCGTTAACTCATTCAATGACGATCCTATACGTTTACGTCCATTTGTTTATATAAAAGAAGCACAGGCATCCTTACCTGTTCGAAATATTCCAGATGATGAAAAGATAGCGCTACTTATGAACAAAGAACATATTATTCATCATGTACATGAAAGAGGTTATGTCGAATCCCCTGTTCGCATTGGTCGAATTCTTTCCCATCTAGAGAAAAGCGGGCTTTTCAAAGAAGAAAGACTTCGCCCTATACCTGATTCATGGCTTCGTAATATTCACGATGGAGATTTTTTAGACTATCTTAAAAAAGTATGCACATCTATAGGCAAAAATCCGTCAGTCTATCCTTATGTTTTCCCCATACGAAATGCAACCCGACCTCCCAAAGAACTTGTTATACGTGCAGGATACTATTGTATAGATACATTTACACCTCTAAACGGCCCTGCATGGCAAGCGGCCCGTCAAGCAATAAACTGTGCCATTACTGGAGCCAAGCTTCTCGAAGAAGGCCATCACCTTGCCTATGCCTTAATTCGCCCTCCAGGCCATCATAGTGAACGAAGAGCCTTTGGAGGGTTCTGTTATCTAAATAGTACAGCCGCTGCAGCCCAGTATCTCAGTCATAGGGGTACGGTAGCCATCCTTGATATTGACTATCATCACGGCAATGGACAACAAAATATTTTCTACAAAAGAAATGACGTCCTCACAATCTCGATTCACGGTCACCCATCCTTTGCCTATCCCTATTTCAGTGGATTTGAAGACGAAAAAGGGGAAGGGGAAGGAAAGGGATATAACGTTAATATTCCTTTATCGGAGAATATTGACGGGGAAAAATATGGAGAGGCCCTTCATCGTGCCCTCAAAATAATACGCCGCTTCTCTCCTTCCTTTCTTGTTGTAGCTCTTGGATTCGATACTGCACAAAAAGACCCTACAGGAAGTTGGAACTTAACAGCTAAAGATTTTTACGCAAATGGCAGAGATATTGGTAAGGAGAAATACCCTACTCTTGTCGTTCAAGAGGGCGGATACGATACCAAAAGGATAGGAATAAACGCCCGTTCCTTTTTTACAGGTTTATGGGAAGGAACATTTTTTAGATAA
- the ablA gene encoding lysine 2,3-aminomutase gives MQLTQVRNLREEAGEENWNDWHWQLANRITNVEQLERVVELTKSESATIKRSLNVLRMAITPYFASLMDRNNPSCPIRKQCIPTLQETLIAQTDRRDPLHEEIDSPVPGLTHRYPDRCLLLVTDQCSMYCRHCTRRRFAGQTDHPRSEKEIEACIDYIRKTPVIRDVLISGGDPLTLADDYLESILREIRAIPHVEIIRIGTRVPVVMPMRITDTLCNMLKKYHPLWMNIQFNHPKEITPESAEACRKLADAGIPLGNQSVLLRGINDCPYIFRELNQQLLKIRVRPYYIYQCDLSQGIEHFRTSIGKGIEIMEFLRGHTSGLAVPTFVVDAPGGGGKIPVMPNYVISQSDRKTVLRNFEGVLTVYTEPDDNQSRCNGQCSSICNHQKELSSGGVATLFEREGASMEPENLPRKKRSEMWSSEKTERM, from the coding sequence ATGCAATTAACCCAAGTTCGGAATCTGCGAGAGGAAGCAGGTGAAGAAAACTGGAATGATTGGCATTGGCAACTGGCAAACCGTATTACAAATGTCGAACAACTTGAACGCGTTGTAGAGTTGACGAAGAGTGAGTCGGCTACCATTAAACGCAGCCTTAACGTGCTTAGAATGGCTATCACTCCATACTTCGCCTCTCTTATGGATAGGAATAATCCTTCGTGCCCTATACGCAAGCAGTGCATCCCCACACTGCAAGAAACACTTATTGCTCAGACTGATCGTAGAGATCCTCTTCACGAAGAGATTGATTCACCTGTTCCCGGCCTGACTCATCGTTACCCTGATCGTTGCCTTTTGTTGGTTACGGATCAATGTTCCATGTATTGCCGACATTGTACTCGAAGACGCTTTGCTGGCCAAACAGATCATCCTCGAAGTGAAAAAGAGATAGAAGCATGCATAGACTACATTCGTAAAACGCCGGTAATACGCGACGTTCTTATCTCTGGCGGAGACCCTCTAACTCTAGCAGACGACTATCTCGAATCAATTCTTCGTGAAATACGGGCCATTCCCCATGTAGAAATCATTCGAATAGGAACTCGTGTTCCCGTCGTTATGCCAATGAGAATCACTGATACTCTCTGCAACATGTTAAAAAAATATCATCCCCTCTGGATGAACATACAGTTCAACCATCCTAAGGAAATAACGCCAGAATCTGCTGAAGCGTGCAGAAAATTGGCGGATGCCGGAATCCCCTTGGGAAATCAATCCGTACTGCTAAGAGGCATTAACGACTGTCCCTATATCTTCAGAGAACTCAACCAGCAGTTATTGAAGATTCGCGTGCGGCCGTATTACATATATCAATGCGATCTTTCACAAGGAATAGAACATTTCAGAACGTCTATTGGAAAGGGCATCGAAATTATGGAATTTCTTCGAGGACATACTTCCGGGCTTGCTGTTCCTACATTTGTTGTCGACGCGCCTGGCGGTGGAGGGAAAATTCCTGTAATGCCCAATTATGTTATTTCTCAATCAGATCGCAAAACAGTCTTACGTAACTTTGAGGGTGTCCTTACGGTCTATACTGAGCCAGATGACAACCAAAGTCGCTGCAACGGCCAATGCAGCTCTATATGCAATCATCAAAAAGAACTTTCGTCAGGAGGAGTCGCAACTCTTTTTGAACGGGAAGGAGCCTCAATGGAGCCTGAAAATCTTCCCCGCAAGAAAAGAAGTGAGATGTGGTCTTCAGAAAAGACAGAAAGGATGTAA